From the genome of Sulfitobacter sp. DSM 110093, one region includes:
- a CDS encoding flavin reductase family protein, with amino-acid sequence MNDDLIPFSPDSGDATALRRAFGRFGTGVTVVTVKTAQGPMGMTANSFASVSLDPPLVLWSPAISSKRHDSFTAAASFCIHVLGADQEELAQRFATQGHDFGGFDWTEDAAGVPTFAGCLARFHCNTYAVHAAGDHSLILGHVRQAALREDGAAGLMFDQGRYGRFTPRDEA; translated from the coding sequence TGGCGATGCCACTGCTCTGCGCCGCGCCTTTGGGCGTTTTGGCACCGGTGTGACTGTGGTCACCGTTAAAACTGCGCAGGGCCCGATGGGGATGACGGCGAATTCTTTCGCCTCTGTCTCGCTTGATCCGCCTTTGGTGCTGTGGTCGCCTGCGATTTCATCCAAGCGGCACGATAGTTTTACCGCAGCGGCGTCATTTTGCATTCACGTGCTTGGCGCGGATCAAGAGGAATTGGCCCAGCGTTTCGCCACACAGGGCCATGACTTTGGCGGGTTCGACTGGACCGAGGATGCAGCAGGCGTGCCCACTTTTGCAGGCTGCCTTGCGCGGTTTCACTGCAATACCTACGCGGTGCACGCAGCGGGCGATCATTCGCTGATCTTGGGCCATGTCCGACAGGCCGCACTGCGCGAGGACGGCGCCGCGGGGTTGATGTTTGACCAAGGCCGTTATGGCCGCTTTACCCCACGCGACGAAGCTTAA